DNA from Streptomyces sp. Edi4:
AGCCAACCTCCTGGTTGTCTCTGCGACTCCACATCCTTTCCCACTTAGCGTACGCTTAGGGGCCTTAGTCGATGCTCTGGGCTGTTTCCCTCTCGACCATGGAGCTTATCCCCCACAGTCTCACTGCCGCGCTCTCACTTACCGGCATTCGGAGTTTGGCTAAGGTCAGTAACCCGGTAGGGCCCATCGCCTATCCAGTGCTCTACCTCCGGCAAGAAACACACGACGCTGCACCTAAATGCATTTCGGGGAGAACCAGCTATCACGGAGTTTGATTGGCCTTTCACCCCTAACCACAGGTCATCCCCCAGGTTTTCAACCCTGGTGGGTTCGGTCCTCCACGACCTCTTACAGCCGCTTCAACCTGCCCATGGCTAGATCACTCCGCTTCGGGTCTAGAGCGTGCAACTCAATCGCCCTGTTCGGACTCGCTTTCGCTACGGCTTCCCCACACGGGTTAACCTCGCTACACACCGCTAACTCGCAGGCTCATTCTTCAAAAGGCACGCAGTCACGACGCACTGAGTAAACTCAGCGCGCGACGCTCCCACGGCTTGTAGGCACACGGTTTCAGGTACTATTTCACTCCGCTCCCGCGGTACTTTTCACCATTCCCTCACGGTACTATCCGCTATCGGTCACCAGGGAATATTTAGGCTTAGCGGGTGGTCCCGCCAGATTCACACGGGATTTCTCGGGCCCCGTGCTACTTGGGTGTCTCTCAAACGAGCCGTTGATGTTTCAGCTACGGGGGTCTTACCCTCTACGCCGGACCTTTCGCATGTCCTTCGCCTACACCAACGGTTTCTGACTCGCCTCACAGCCGGCAGACTGTGAAAGAGAGATCCCACAACCCCGCATGCGCAACCCCTGCCGGGTATCACACGCATACGGTTTGGCCTCATCCGGTTTCGCTCGCCACTACTCCCGGAATCACGGTTGTTTTCTCTTCCTGAGGGTACTGAGATGTTTCACTTCCCCTCGTTCCCTCCACATACCCTATGTGTTCAGGTATGGGTGACAGCCCATGACGACTGCCGGGTTTCCCCATTCGGAAACCCCCGGATCAAAGCCTGGTTGACGGCTCCCCGGGGACTATCGTGGCCTCCCACGTCCTTCATCGGTTCCTGGTGCCAAGGCATCCACCGTGCGCCCTTAAAAACTTGGCCACAGATGCTCGCGTCCACTGTGCAGTTCTCAAACAACGACCAACCACCCATCACCCCCACCATTCAGTGGAGTTCACTGGGGCCGGCGACCGAAGACACAACCATTTACGGCCGTACCTTCAGATACCCAACAGCGTGCCCGGCCCTCCCCATCACCCCGTGTCGCGTTCCACGCTCCGAAGAGCAGTACTAGCGGCCCGAGTCGACCGGAAGTGCCGAATAGTCAACGTTCCACCCATGAGCTGACCGTGCAGAACATGTGTCTGCAATCGGTACTGTGCTCCTTAGAAAGGAGGTGATCCAGCCGCACCTTCCGGTACGGCTACCTTGTTACGACTTCGTCCCAATCGCCAGTCCCACCTTCGACAGCTCCCTCCCACAAGGGGTTGGGCCACCGGCTTCGGGTGTTACCGACTTTCGTGACGTGACGGGCGGTGTGTACAAGGCCCGGGAACGTATTCACCGCAGCAATGCTGATCTGCGATTACTAGCAACTCCGACTTCATGGGGTCGAGTTGCAGACCCCAATCCGAACTGAGACCGGCTTTTTGAGATTCGCTCCGCCTCACGGCATCGCAGCTCTTTGTACCGGCCATTGTAGCACGTGTGCAGCCCAAGACATAAGGGGCATGATGACTTGACGTCGTCCCCACCTTCCTCCGAGTTGACCCCGGCAGTCTCCTGTGAGTCCCCATCACCCCGAAGGGCATGCTGGCAACACAGAACAAGGGTTGCGCTCGTTGCGGGACTTAACCCAACATCTCACGACACGAGCTGACGACAGCCATGCACCACCTGTATACCGACCACAAGGGGGCGACTATCTCTAGCCGTTTCCGGTATATGTCAAGCCTTGGTAAGGTTCTTCGCGTTGCGTCGAATTAAGCCACATGCTCCGCTGCTTGTGCGGGCCCCCGTCAATTCCTTTGAGTTTTAGCCTTGCGGCCGTACTCCCCAGGCGGGGAACTTAATGCGTTAGCTGCGGCACCGACGACGTGGAATGTCGCCAACACCTAGTTCCCAACGTTTACGGCGTGGACTACCAGGGTATCTAATCCTGTTCGCTCCCCACGCTTTCGCTCCTCAGCGTCAGTAATGGCCCAGAGATCCGCCTTCGCCACCGGTGTTCCTCCTGATATCTGCGCATTTCACCGCTACACCAGGAATTCCGATCTCCCCTACCACACTCTAGCTAGCCCGTATCGAATGCAGACCCGGGGTTAAGCCCCGGGCTTTCACATCCGACGTGACAAGCCGCCTACGAGCTCTTTACGCCCAATAATTCCGGACAACGCTTGCGCCCTACGTATTACCGCGGCTGCTGGCACGTAGTTAGCCGGCGCTTCTTCTGCAGGTACCGTCACTTTCGCTTCTTCCCTGCTGAAAGAGGTTTACAACCCGAAGGCCGTCATCCCTCACGCGGCGTCGCTGCATCAGGCTTTCGCCCATTGTGCAATATTCCCCACTGCTGCCTCCCGTAGGAGTCTGGGCCGTGTCTCAGTCCCAGTGTGGCCGGTCGCCCTCTCAGGCCGGCTACCCGTCGTCGCCTTGGTAGGCCATCACCCCACCAACAAGCTGATAGGCCGCGGGCTCATCCTTCACCGCCGGAGCTTTTAACCCCTCAAGATGCCCTGAGGAGTGTTATCCGGTATTAGACCCCGTTTCCAGGGCTTGTCCCAGAGTGAAGGGCAGATTGCCCACGTGTTACTCACCCGTTCGCCACTAATCCACCCCGAAGGGCTTCATCGTTCGACTTGCATGTGTTAAGCACGCCGCCAGCGTTCGTCCTGAGCCAGGATCAAACTCTCCATGAATGTTTACCCGCAATCGGGTGCACACATCACGTAAGAGCGGGACGGAACCACCGGAATAAGGCGGCCCGTCCACAGCGTCCTCGCTGTGTAATCGCCTGACGACCACGAGGGCCGGCAGGACTTTTCAAAGGAACCTCGTCCCACCGAAGTGGAGACGGGGTTGTCAATCTGGCGTTGACTTTTGGCACGCTGTTGAGTTCTCAAGGAACGGACGCTTCCTTTGTACTCACCCTCTCGGGCTTTCCTCCGGGCGCTTCCCTTCGGTATTTCGTGTTTCCAGCTTAGCAGACCCGATTTCTCGTTTCCGCCACCCGCTGGAGCAGGCATTTCGCTTTCCGGCCGTATCGGCTTTCGGGCGATTCAGACTCTAGCAAGTCTTTTCCGTCTTCCTGACCACCGTCTCCGCACACAGGCGCAGTCGGAAATCCGGGTTAGGATCGGGACTTGGTAGGTGCCGCCGACCACCGAATCACAGTGTCGTGATGGGGTCAGGCAGGAGTACGACAGTACAGGCCCACCGGGAGTTGAGGCAAATCGTTTCCGGTGTGCACCTAGGTCCGCCAACCAGTACCTGTCGTGCGGAACCGGGACTTCTTATGACTTACCCTTCTGAACAGTACGCCGTCCAGGACAGGTAGTGACGGCGACACTTGAAGCTCCGCCCCTGGGAGGCTCCCCATGACTAGCGTGACGTCCCCACTTGCTGGACAGGCCATTGGGCTCGCGGCAGTGCCCGACCCGGTCTTCTCCGGCGCGATGGTGGGCCCCGGCACCGCTATTGATCCCGTACGTGAGCCGTCAGTGGCAGTGGCGCCCGTGGAGGGCGTCGTCGTGTCCCTGCACCCGCACGCCTTTGTTGTCGTCGACAGCGAGGGCCACGGTGTGCTGACGCACCTCGGAATCGACACCGTTCAGCTCAACGGCGAGGGCTTCGAGCTCCTCGTCAACAAGGGCGACACCGTGACGCGCGGCCAGGAGGTCGTGCGCTGGGACCCGGCCGCCGTCGAGGCCGCCGGAAAGTCCCCCATCTGTCCCATCGTGGCTCTCGAGGCCACCGCTGACTCCCTCTCCGGTGTCGTCGAGAGCGGCGACGTGAAGGCCGGCGACGCGCTCTTCAGCTGGCGGTGACGCCGGCGCCGGCATGACGGCGCGCCAGACGGACAATCACGGCGGCGGCACTGACCGCCGCACCTATCGGAGACGGTGAGATGGAGACAACGCTGCGAGGCGTCGGCGTGAGCCACGGTGTGGCGATCGGCGAGGTTCGGCACATGGGTACGGCGGTCCTCGAACCGCCTGCCAAGCAGATTCCCGCATCGGAGCACGGGCGCGAACAGGGGCGCGCCCGCCAGGCCGTGGAAGCTGTGGCGGCCGACCTGATGGCGCGGGGCAACCTGGCCGGCGGTGAGGCGCAGGCCGTGCTCGAAGCCCAGGCGATGATCGCTCAGGACCCCGAGCTGATGGCCGATGTCGACCGGCGCATCGTCGTCGGCAGCACGGCCGAGCGCGCTGTGTACGACGCCTTCTCGCACTACCGCGAACTGCTCGCGGGTGCCGGTGAGTACATGGCGGGACGCGTCGCCGACCTCGACGACGTACGGAACCGGATCGTGGCGCGCCTGCTCGGCGTGCCCATGCCGGGTGTGCCGGACAGCGACGAGCCGTATGTGCTCATCGCCCGGGACCTCGCACCCGCCGACACGGCGCTGCTCGACCCGGCGCTGGTGCTGGGTTTCGTGACCGAGGAGGGCGGGCCGACCAGTCACAGCGCCATCCTGGCGCGCGCGCTCGGTGTTCCCGCGATCGTGGCCCTGCCGGGCGCCGGTGAGCTGGCCGAGGGCACGCTGATCGCGGTCGACGGCAGCACGGGCGAGATTTTCGTGGACCCGAGCCAGGAGAAGCAGGCCGAGATGGAGCGGGCCGCGGCCGAGCGCAAGGCGGCGCTGTCCGCCTCGTCCGGTCCGGGTGCCACGTCGGACGGCCACAAGGTTCCACTGCTCGCCAACGTCGGCGGTCCCGCCGACGTCCCGGCCGCGGTGGAGGCGGGCGCCGAGGGCGTCGGTCTGTTCCGTACCGAGTTCCTTTTCCTCGACGACTCCGCCAAGGCGCCGTCGCGGGAGAAGCAGGTCGAGGCGTACCGCAAGGTCCTTGAGGCGTTCCCCGAGGGGCGCGTCGTGGTGCGTGTCCTGGACGCGGGTGCCGACAAACCGCTGGACTTCCTGACTCCGGCCGACGAGCCCAACCCGGCGCTCGGCGTGCGTGGGCTGCGCTCGCTGCTCGACCACCCCGAGGTGCTGCGCACGCAGCTGATCGCGCTTGCCGAGGCCGCCGAGGGGCTGCCCGTCTACCTCGAGGTCATGGCCCCGATGGTGGCCGACCGTACGGACGCGAAGGCGTTTGCCGACGCGTGCCGCGAGGCCGGGCTGCGCGCGAAGTTCGGCGCGATGGTGGAGATCCCCTCCGCCGCGCTGCGGGCCCG
Protein-coding regions in this window:
- a CDS encoding PTS glucose transporter subunit IIA, translated to MTSVTSPLAGQAIGLAAVPDPVFSGAMVGPGTAIDPVREPSVAVAPVEGVVVSLHPHAFVVVDSEGHGVLTHLGIDTVQLNGEGFELLVNKGDTVTRGQEVVRWDPAAVEAAGKSPICPIVALEATADSLSGVVESGDVKAGDALFSWR
- the ptsP gene encoding phosphoenolpyruvate--protein phosphotransferase; its protein translation is METTLRGVGVSHGVAIGEVRHMGTAVLEPPAKQIPASEHGREQGRARQAVEAVAADLMARGNLAGGEAQAVLEAQAMIAQDPELMADVDRRIVVGSTAERAVYDAFSHYRELLAGAGEYMAGRVADLDDVRNRIVARLLGVPMPGVPDSDEPYVLIARDLAPADTALLDPALVLGFVTEEGGPTSHSAILARALGVPAIVALPGAGELAEGTLIAVDGSTGEIFVDPSQEKQAEMERAAAERKAALSASSGPGATSDGHKVPLLANVGGPADVPAAVEAGAEGVGLFRTEFLFLDDSAKAPSREKQVEAYRKVLEAFPEGRVVVRVLDAGADKPLDFLTPADEPNPALGVRGLRSLLDHPEVLRTQLIALAEAAEGLPVYLEVMAPMVADRTDAKAFADACREAGLRAKFGAMVEIPSAALRARSILQEVEFLSLGTNDLAQYAFAADRQVGAVSRLQDPWQPALLDLIAMSAEAAKAEGKSCGVCGEAASDPLLACVLTGLGVTSLSMGAASIPYVRSTLAKHTLAQCERAASAARAADTAEDARSAAQAVLSGE